In Aminiphilus circumscriptus DSM 16581, the sequence TGTTCTTCCTGGTTCTCAAATGCGACGTGAACAGCCTCTTCAACGCCCTCACGGCTTTCCTCGTCGTCACGATTCTTCCGTTCCGGACTTTTCCGGGGCCGAAACATGCTCCCGACCGCCCGCCTCTGGAGCACCTTCTTCTCTGCGGCATGCTCTTCCTTGCCATCGTGCCCCTTCTCGCCGTCATGCTTCACGGCACGCTTCACCTCGATGACGACATCGAGTCCGCCACCGAGCGCAGGCGCTCCGAGGCCCTGCGGCTGGTGCAGCGACGGATGGCGCAATGGAAGACTCCTTTGGTCCAGGCACTCCCCTTCATCGCCCACGTGACTTCGGAGGGACACCTTTCCGCACAGGAAAATCCCTTCGTCGGCACAAGCATCCTCGAGATCTACCTCGTCAGCCGGAACGGCACGACGGCCAGATCCTTCCTCGACGACACCGAAGTTCCCCCGGAGAGGCTTCTTCCCTCGCCCGTACTGGAGCACCTCCAGCGTTCCCGGACCGGAGCCGCCCCGGAGGATGTCTCCTTTCTCCTCTGCCCCCTGGGAAAAGAAACCTACCGGGTCTTCGTGGTGGCGGAAACGGGAAACTCTTTCGTCGTCCTCGCCACCGACCCGACGCCCGTCTTCGACGATCTGGCGGAACAGCTCCGAACGCTCGGCGTCCAGGCGCTTCTCGTGGACGACAACACCGGTGCCGTGCGCCCTCTGTCGCTCTTTCCCGAACACCTGCTCTCCCGCCTCGACGAGTTCCGCGACAGTGCCGGGCCCTTTCCCCTGCGGATCAAGCCCCGTTCGGACAGAAGAGGGAGCATCCCGCTGGTGTACCTCTGGATGCGTACCATCCTCGTGGACCGCGTGGTCTACGAGGAAATGCCCGGCTGGACCATGCTCGTCGCCTCCCCCCTGGACGCTTCCGGCGGCGCTCTCTTCGGAAACTACATCCGTACCATGTTCCTCATGATCTCCATGGCCTTCGCCTCGATCATCGTCTCCTTTGTCCTGAGCCGACTTCTCGTCCGTCCGGTTCTCAGGCTGGCAACACTCACGGAGAAGCTCTCTCCCGAACATTCCGTCGAGGACTGGCCCAGAGGTATCTCCGCCGAGACGGAGCACCTCGCCACAAACGTGCGCCGTATGCACACCTCCCTCGCGACACAGTTCGCGCAACTTCGGGAACTGAACCAAAACCTGGACGGCGCCGTGCGAGAGCGCACTGCGGAGCTGGAAGAGACGAACCGCGCGCTGGAGGAGGAGATCGCCGAGCGGACACGGGTGGAGGAACTGCTGCGGATCTCCCTGCAGGACAAGGAAGTGCTGCTCCGGGAAGTGCACCATCGGGTGAAGAACAACCTTCAGGTCATCTCCAGCCTTCTGAGCCTCCAGGCCCAGCGCGCCGCACTCCCCGAACTGGCGGAGCAGCTTCGGAAGGGGCAGAGTCGGGTCCGGACCATGGCACTGGTGCACGACCTCCTTTACCGCACGTCGGAGTTCTCCACGGTGGACATGAAAATCTATCTGGAGCAGCTCGTGCGTTATTTCGGAGAAGTGTCCCTTCCCCGCGATGCGGAGGTGACCATCGTCACCTCCGTGGACGCCACGGCCCTTCCCGTGGACAAGGCAATCCCCTGCGGTCTCGTGGTGGGAGAACTCCTCATGAACGCATGCAAACACGGATTTTCCGACACGAAAAAAGGCACCATCACCGTTTCTCTCCGGAGTGCGAAGGCGGAGGCGACGCTTTCCGTCTCGAACGACGGCGCACCGCTGCGGGAAGAGTACGCCACCGGCGCCACGGGACTCGGCATGACCATCGTGGAGGCCCTGGTGCGGCAGCTCGACGGCACACTCCGGGTCCGCACGGCAAACCCCGTGGTCTTCGAGATCCGCTTCCCCCTGTAACGGCGCGTCACGTCGGCCGCCGGGGGGCCAGAAGACGGCGCGTCACCACGGGAGAGATCATGGTGGTGACGATGCTCAGAACCACGATGGCCACGAAGAACGCCTCGTTGAGCAGGCCCAGCTCTCGTCCCACCGCCGCGGCGGCGAGGGTGGCCGAGAGCTGAGGGATGGTGGCGAACCCCATGCCGAGGCTCTCCCGGAAGGGCATGCCGAGCAGCGTCCCCGCGAGAGCCCCGCTTCCCGCCTTGGTGCAGATCAGCCCCAGGACCACCGTGATGGTGATGAAAAGGTTCTCTCTCGCCTGGAACAGCACTCCCAGGTTGGTCTCCATGCCCATGACGAGAAAGAAGATGGGAATGAAGAAGGAATAGCCCAGGGTGGTGAGCTTCTCTTCGCAATCCTTGCAGGCGTGGACATCGAAGGTCTCCGACAGGGCCACCCCGGCGAGAAAGGCTCCCACGATGGCGTGTACGTGCAACACCTCCGCCAGAAACGTGACGAGAAGGAGAACGAAGAGGATAAAGCGTACCTCCGTCTCGAAATGGACCAGCGTGCCGTGGTCGAGACGGAAGAAGCGGTGTCCGATCTTGGGCACGAGATAGAGCACCGCCGCGAGAAAAAGCACCGCGGAGAGAATGAAGAGCCAGATGCCCCCGGCCCCTCCCGCCTGGATGCGCACCACCACCGAGAGGACGAGGAGGGAGAGGATGTCCATGATCACCACGGCGCTGATGACCAGGTCGCCCATGCGTTGAACTCTCTCGCCGGAACCCCGTATCTCCCGGAAGACGGGAATGATGATTCCCACCGAGGA encodes:
- a CDS encoding histidine kinase dimerization/phosphoacceptor domain -containing protein — protein: MSTEQARSLPRTVFPLAGLVVLAFLGNAFGLNLLPGVDFLFGSIFVLLAAWRFGPLAGALAALVSSAYTVVLWGHPWAIINYMTEALAVGFGRRYLNNLFLLDFLYWITFGNMQLLLLWKGLYGMDWEGVFFLVLKCDVNSLFNALTAFLVVTILPFRTFPGPKHAPDRPPLEHLLLCGMLFLAIVPLLAVMLHGTLHLDDDIESATERRRSEALRLVQRRMAQWKTPLVQALPFIAHVTSEGHLSAQENPFVGTSILEIYLVSRNGTTARSFLDDTEVPPERLLPSPVLEHLQRSRTGAAPEDVSFLLCPLGKETYRVFVVAETGNSFVVLATDPTPVFDDLAEQLRTLGVQALLVDDNTGAVRPLSLFPEHLLSRLDEFRDSAGPFPLRIKPRSDRRGSIPLVYLWMRTILVDRVVYEEMPGWTMLVASPLDASGGALFGNYIRTMFLMISMAFASIIVSFVLSRLLVRPVLRLATLTEKLSPEHSVEDWPRGISAETEHLATNVRRMHTSLATQFAQLRELNQNLDGAVRERTAELEETNRALEEEIAERTRVEELLRISLQDKEVLLREVHHRVKNNLQVISSLLSLQAQRAALPELAEQLRKGQSRVRTMALVHDLLYRTSEFSTVDMKIYLEQLVRYFGEVSLPRDAEVTIVTSVDATALPVDKAIPCGLVVGELLMNACKHGFSDTKKGTITVSLRSAKAEATLSVSNDGAPLREEYATGATGLGMTIVEALVRQLDGTLRVRTANPVVFEIRFPL
- a CDS encoding cation:proton antiporter; amino-acid sequence: MNTLLLFTVVMFVLLLFPRLLNRLGIPNVTAEIAAGILVGPYGFGLIEPNSALKAIAQLGLVFLMFLAGMEMDPQVFRGNRNRTVLLTCCNGGIPFLGGLLVGRFFGLGWLEAVLLGSIFTSSSVGIIIPVFREIRGSGERVQRMGDLVISAVVIMDILSLLVLSVVVRIQAGGAGGIWLFILSAVLFLAAVLYLVPKIGHRFFRLDHGTLVHFETEVRFILFVLLLVTFLAEVLHVHAIVGAFLAGVALSETFDVHACKDCEEKLTTLGYSFFIPIFFLVMGMETNLGVLFQARENLFITITVVLGLICTKAGSGALAGTLLGMPFRESLGMGFATIPQLSATLAAAAVGRELGLLNEAFFVAIVVLSIVTTMISPVVTRRLLAPRRPT